In Streptomyces sp. NBC_01717, one DNA window encodes the following:
- a CDS encoding calcium-binding protein, with the protein MRSIAIGAALSGALALAVASAPTAQADESWGGDTTITSVTVNGGKPIVVGISNEVTFSASVTATDPDGIATARVFVWHGGPKEEDTDMTVPFGRPTCTAVDAATKTCVVPFTLNPRDLQKNSWAGQWKVGVDAYDKGNGGISLDAYKYTNIQRYSKLSVNASPEPVTKGKTITVTGKLTRANWETHDYRGYTNQPVKLQFRKAGTDTYTTVKTVYTNSTGNLKTTATAASDGYWRYYFSGTSTTATVKTAGDYADVR; encoded by the coding sequence ATGCGCTCAATCGCCATAGGTGCCGCTCTGTCCGGCGCCCTGGCACTCGCCGTCGCAAGCGCTCCAACGGCTCAGGCCGACGAGTCGTGGGGCGGCGACACAACGATCACCAGCGTCACGGTCAACGGTGGCAAGCCCATCGTGGTCGGCATCTCCAACGAGGTCACCTTCTCGGCTTCGGTGACCGCCACCGATCCGGACGGAATCGCAACGGCCCGCGTGTTCGTGTGGCACGGCGGCCCCAAGGAAGAAGACACGGACATGACGGTGCCGTTCGGCCGTCCTACGTGCACAGCCGTCGACGCCGCGACGAAGACCTGCGTCGTCCCCTTCACCCTCAACCCCCGCGACCTGCAGAAGAACTCTTGGGCCGGGCAGTGGAAGGTCGGCGTCGACGCCTACGACAAGGGCAACGGCGGCATCTCTCTGGATGCCTACAAGTACACGAACATCCAGCGCTACTCGAAGCTCAGCGTCAACGCTTCGCCGGAGCCGGTCACCAAGGGCAAGACCATCACCGTCACCGGCAAACTGACCCGCGCCAATTGGGAGACCCACGACTACCGTGGCTACACCAATCAGCCGGTCAAGCTGCAGTTCCGCAAAGCGGGAACAGACACCTACACGACGGTCAAGACCGTGTACACCAACAGCACCGGCAACCTGAAGACCACCGCGACAGCTGCCAGCGACGGCTACTGGCGCTACTACTTCTCCGGCACCAGCACGACCGCGACGGTCAAGACCGCCGGCGACTACGCAGACGTGCGGTAG
- a CDS encoding DUF4328 domain-containing protein has translation MAEAVRVPRGQARFASAALAVFAVVTVAAGLAAWHKYQLLAGSLAPGPYVDNPLVEVDTYFRNLMGWRTGLLLAALLQFSIWLADMREVADVLWRQGQRRHRAWLVFGWVIPVAQLFIPKMFINDLWAASRPKSQRRRGHPLLTAWWLSVLVAANAYNDAPKALKKAVTASQARHALRQIMFSDGLDICAAALSVVVVWQLIRRLESATLTAMPPAEVCPTGQAKS, from the coding sequence GTGGCTGAAGCCGTTAGGGTGCCGCGCGGACAGGCCCGGTTTGCCTCCGCCGCGCTCGCCGTGTTCGCGGTGGTGACTGTCGCGGCTGGGCTGGCAGCGTGGCACAAGTACCAACTGCTGGCGGGATCGCTGGCGCCGGGACCGTACGTCGACAACCCATTGGTCGAGGTCGACACATATTTCAGAAACCTGATGGGCTGGCGGACAGGTCTGCTCCTCGCGGCCCTGCTTCAGTTCAGCATCTGGCTCGCCGACATGCGCGAAGTCGCGGATGTGCTCTGGCGCCAGGGCCAGCGTCGGCACAGGGCGTGGCTGGTCTTCGGCTGGGTGATCCCGGTGGCGCAGCTCTTCATACCCAAGATGTTCATCAACGACCTGTGGGCTGCCAGCCGGCCGAAATCGCAGCGTCGTCGCGGACATCCCCTGCTCACGGCATGGTGGCTGTCCGTCCTCGTCGCGGCGAACGCATACAACGATGCCCCCAAGGCACTGAAGAAGGCGGTCACCGCCAGCCAGGCTCGCCATGCCCTTCGACAGATCATGTTCAGCGATGGTTTGGACATCTGTGCCGCTGCGCTCTCGGTTGTCGTCGTGTGGCAGCTCATTCGCAGGTTGGAGAGCGCCACACTGACTGCGATGCCGCCCGCTGAGGTCTGCCCGACGGGTCAAGCGAAGTCCTGA
- a CDS encoding SigE family RNA polymerase sigma factor: protein MRRSQESGFREFAAARMGHLFRSACLLTSGDTYLAEDLVQETLGRMYVVWGRSSKLGNPAAYAQTVLVRVFLAHQRRRSSGERPSDEIPEVSETAAQGDASLRLMLLDALRKLPAKDRAVVVLRYWEDRSVTETADVLNVSSAAVRTRSTRALARLRVQLGDNIGEFAAH, encoded by the coding sequence ATGAGACGGTCCCAGGAGAGCGGCTTCCGGGAGTTCGCGGCGGCCCGCATGGGGCATCTCTTTCGTTCGGCATGCCTGTTGACCAGCGGCGACACCTATCTCGCCGAGGATCTGGTGCAGGAGACGCTCGGGCGGATGTATGTGGTGTGGGGCCGGTCGTCGAAACTCGGCAATCCGGCGGCGTACGCGCAGACCGTTCTTGTGCGTGTCTTTCTGGCGCACCAGCGGCGGCGTTCGTCGGGGGAGCGGCCGAGCGACGAGATTCCCGAGGTATCGGAGACGGCCGCGCAGGGAGACGCCTCGCTGCGGCTCATGCTCCTGGACGCGCTGCGGAAGCTGCCGGCGAAGGACCGGGCGGTGGTCGTGCTGCGGTACTGGGAGGACCGGTCCGTCACGGAGACTGCGGACGTCCTCAACGTCAGCTCCGCAGCCGTACGCACCCGCAGTACCCGTGCACTCGCCCGTCTGAGGGTGCAACTAGGCGACAACATCGGAGAGTTCGCCGCGCACTGA
- a CDS encoding alpha/beta fold hydrolase, whose translation MTNSSDFPKPTIVPVNGVELEVFEAGRENKGKPIVLCHGWPEHAYSWRHLMPVLAAAGYHVIAPNQRGYGNSSRPAEVTDYDIEHLSGDLVALLDHYGYEDATFVGHDWGAFVVWGLTLLHPNRVNKVINLSLTYQVRGEKPWIEVMEQFLGGDFYFVHFNRQPGVADALFDANPSQFIRNLYRKNVPPAPPEPGMAFINLAKAETPPGEPIMSDSDLAVYISGFETSGFTGGINWYRNLDRNWHQLADADPIIKQPALMIYGDRDPFGPRFEKLAEFVPNVEVVGLDCGHWIQEEMPEETNQLITKWLEQQDATV comes from the coding sequence ATGACCAATTCTAGCGATTTCCCCAAGCCCACCATTGTTCCGGTCAACGGCGTGGAACTCGAAGTCTTCGAAGCAGGACGAGAAAACAAGGGAAAGCCCATCGTGCTCTGCCACGGCTGGCCTGAGCACGCGTACTCCTGGCGTCATCTGATGCCCGTCCTCGCCGCAGCCGGCTACCACGTCATCGCACCGAACCAGCGGGGTTACGGCAACTCATCCCGCCCGGCCGAAGTGACCGACTACGACATCGAGCACCTGTCGGGCGACCTCGTCGCGCTCCTCGACCACTACGGATACGAAGACGCCACCTTCGTCGGCCATGACTGGGGTGCGTTCGTCGTCTGGGGACTGACCCTGCTGCACCCCAACCGTGTGAACAAGGTGATCAACCTGTCCTTGACTTACCAGGTGCGCGGTGAAAAGCCGTGGATCGAGGTCATGGAACAGTTCCTCGGCGGCGACTTCTACTTCGTCCACTTCAACCGGCAGCCGGGCGTTGCGGACGCCTTGTTCGATGCCAACCCCTCCCAGTTCATCCGCAACCTCTACCGGAAGAACGTTCCCCCGGCGCCCCCTGAGCCGGGCATGGCATTTATCAACCTCGCCAAGGCGGAAACACCCCCCGGTGAGCCGATCATGAGCGACAGCGACCTGGCCGTCTACATCTCCGGGTTCGAAACGTCGGGATTCACCGGCGGAATCAACTGGTACCGGAACCTCGACCGCAACTGGCACCAGCTGGCGGACGCGGACCCGATCATCAAGCAGCCCGCCCTCATGATCTACGGCGACCGGGACCCCTTCGGCCCGAGGTTCGAAAAACTGGCAGAGTTCGTGCCCAACGTGGAAGTTGTCGGCCTGGACTGCGGGCACTGGATCCAGGAGGAAATGCCTGAGGAAACAAACCAGCTGATTACCAAATGGCTGGAACAGCAGGATGCCACCGTCTGA
- a CDS encoding YdeI/OmpD-associated family protein: MQKREDGVEILAPASPAELEAWLEEHHGEKAALWVKIAKKHTGIPSLTWEEMVDTVLCFGWIDGQRRGFDDSYFLQRTTPRRPRSAWSQVNVDKAEVLIVAGRMRPRGLAEVEAARADGRWETAYASQKNATAPPDLIEALDANPAARAFYETLGKSDQFALYLGLVTARTEKTRLARLERMVASMARSERPS, from the coding sequence ATGCAGAAACGCGAGGACGGCGTCGAGATCCTTGCCCCCGCGAGCCCGGCCGAGCTGGAGGCGTGGCTCGAAGAGCATCACGGGGAGAAGGCCGCGCTCTGGGTGAAGATCGCCAAGAAGCATACCGGCATCCCGTCGCTCACCTGGGAAGAGATGGTCGACACGGTGCTCTGCTTTGGCTGGATCGACGGTCAGCGGCGAGGCTTCGACGACTCGTACTTTCTGCAGCGCACGACACCCCGCCGCCCCCGCTCCGCCTGGTCGCAGGTGAACGTCGACAAGGCCGAGGTCCTGATCGTGGCAGGCCGGATGCGCCCCCGCGGCCTGGCCGAGGTCGAGGCGGCGCGGGCGGACGGCCGCTGGGAGACGGCTTACGCCTCGCAGAAGAACGCCACCGCACCACCGGATCTCATCGAGGCGCTCGACGCGAATCCGGCGGCGCGGGCGTTCTACGAGACGCTCGGCAAGTCCGACCAGTTCGCCCTGTACCTCGGTCTGGTCACCGCCCGTACCGAGAAGACGCGGCTGGCCCGCTTGGAGCGGATGGTCGCGTCGATGGCAAGGTCCGAGCGGCCATCATGA